From Proteiniborus sp. MB09-C3, the proteins below share one genomic window:
- the ytfJ gene encoding GerW family sporulation protein: MSDHPIQGLMKTTMESIKEMVDVNTIVGEPVESADGQVIIPISRVSFGFASGGTEFNGNNRNDDDERNTSDEKNLPFGGGTGAGVSIQPVAFIVVGNGNMKLLPVDQNANVINSILDLIPKMANGIHNKFKDKESKGKGTEGCDI, encoded by the coding sequence ATGTCTGATCATCCTATACAAGGTTTAATGAAGACTACAATGGAAAGCATAAAGGAAATGGTAGATGTAAATACTATAGTTGGAGAACCAGTGGAATCTGCTGATGGGCAAGTAATAATTCCAATATCAAGAGTTTCTTTTGGTTTTGCTTCTGGAGGAACTGAATTTAATGGAAATAATAGAAATGATGATGATGAACGAAATACAAGCGACGAAAAGAATTTACCATTTGGTGGAGGCACAGGAGCTGGTGTCTCTATACAACCTGTTGCTTTTATTGTAGTTGGAAATGGAAATATGAAATTACTTCCTGTAGACCAAAATGCCAATGTTATAAATAGCATTTTAGACTTAATTCCCAAAATGGCAAATGGGATACATAATAAGTTTAAGGATAAAGAGTCTAAAGGAAAAGGTACAGAAGGTTGTGATATTTAA
- a CDS encoding phosphopentomutase: MINNVTLIVLDSVGVGELPDAYKYGDEGSNTLGNIIKNVKNIKLTNLNRLGLGSIDGVEGLDYIDNVIGSYGKLSEKSPGKDTTTGHWEIGGIILKEPFPTFPNGFPDELISKYEELIGTKILGNKVASGTTILEELGEEHINTGYPIVYTSADSVFQIAAHEEVIPVDRLYELCEIARGILIDKYAVGRVIARPFVGKSGSFVRTSNRRDFSIKPIEETMLDIIKKAGLEVMAVGKIEDIFSGQGITKSVHTVDNMNGVDNTIKYIKEHNRGLIFTNLVDFDMKYGHRNNVEGYARALEEFDNRLPEIIDCLNEDEILIITADHGCDPTTVSTDHSREYIPVLIYGKKIKRGINIGIRNTFADIGATILDLLGLEGLNNGESFAHLILDK, encoded by the coding sequence ATGATTAACAATGTAACTTTAATTGTACTAGATAGTGTAGGGGTAGGAGAACTACCTGATGCATATAAATATGGTGATGAAGGCAGCAATACATTGGGAAATATAATTAAAAATGTGAAGAATATTAAGCTAACAAATTTAAATAGACTTGGACTTGGCTCAATAGATGGTGTTGAAGGCCTAGATTATATAGATAATGTTATTGGCAGCTATGGAAAATTATCAGAGAAATCTCCTGGAAAAGATACTACGACAGGCCACTGGGAAATAGGAGGGATAATTCTTAAGGAGCCTTTTCCTACTTTTCCAAATGGATTCCCAGACGAATTAATATCAAAATATGAAGAGCTTATAGGCACCAAGATTTTAGGTAATAAGGTAGCTTCAGGTACTACTATTTTAGAAGAGCTAGGAGAAGAACATATAAATACTGGCTATCCTATAGTATACACTTCAGCAGACAGTGTATTTCAAATAGCTGCACATGAGGAAGTCATACCAGTTGACAGGCTATATGAACTATGTGAAATAGCCAGAGGGATTTTAATAGACAAATATGCTGTTGGCAGAGTTATTGCTAGACCATTTGTAGGAAAGTCAGGTAGTTTTGTTAGGACTTCAAATAGAAGAGATTTTTCCATAAAGCCAATAGAAGAAACTATGCTAGATATTATTAAAAAGGCTGGCTTAGAAGTCATGGCTGTTGGCAAAATTGAAGATATTTTCAGTGGACAAGGGATAACAAAGAGTGTCCATACTGTAGATAATATGAATGGAGTAGATAATACAATAAAATACATTAAGGAACATAATAGAGGATTGATATTTACAAATTTAGTTGATTTTGATATGAAATATGGGCACAGGAATAATGTAGAAGGGTATGCAAGGGCGTTGGAGGAATTTGATAATAGGCTTCCAGAAATAATTGACTGCCTTAATGAAGACGAGATTCTGATAATTACTGCTGACCATGGATGTGATCCTACAACAGTGAGTACAGACCATTCAAGGGAATATATACCTGTTCTCATCTATGGGAAAAAAATAAAAAGAGGTATCAATATTGGAATAAGAAATACCTTTGCAGATATAGGAGCCACAATATTAGACCTATTGGGTCTGGAGGGACTTAATAATGGAGAAAGCTTTGCTCATTTAATTTTAGATAAATAG
- a CDS encoding purine-nucleoside phosphorylase: protein MNLVEKINETTQYLINRLNVKPDIGIILGSGLGSLADEISDATIIKYNEVPNFPTSTVQGHKGQLVVGTLEGKRVIAMQGRFHYYEGYPIEQVTFPVRVMKALGVESIIITNAAGGVNREFTPGDLMVITDHINFTFDNPLIGENHSELGPRFPDMSHAYDKSLINIAIKSAEKLDLTVRQGVYMWNSGPTYETPAEVRLASFLGADAVGMSTVPEVIAAVHGNIKVLGISCITNMASGILDQPLNHKEVIETSERVKNDFISLIKKILKEL, encoded by the coding sequence GTGAATTTAGTTGAGAAAATTAATGAAACTACCCAGTATTTAATAAATAGACTAAATGTAAAACCTGATATTGGAATTATTCTAGGCTCGGGACTTGGTTCTTTAGCAGACGAAATATCTGATGCTACAATAATCAAATATAATGAAGTACCAAACTTCCCAACATCAACTGTACAAGGGCATAAAGGACAATTAGTAGTTGGAACCTTAGAAGGGAAAAGGGTTATTGCAATGCAGGGAAGATTCCATTATTATGAAGGATATCCTATTGAACAGGTGACTTTTCCTGTCAGAGTTATGAAAGCCTTAGGAGTTGAATCCATAATAATAACTAATGCCGCTGGAGGGGTAAACAGGGAGTTCACGCCTGGTGATTTAATGGTTATTACAGATCATATTAATTTTACCTTTGATAATCCTCTGATAGGTGAAAACCATAGTGAACTGGGACCTAGGTTTCCAGATATGTCTCATGCCTATGATAAATCACTAATAAATATAGCTATTAAATCTGCTGAAAAATTAGATTTAACAGTTAGACAAGGAGTGTACATGTGGAATTCAGGACCTACCTATGAGACACCTGCAGAGGTGAGATTGGCTTCTTTTTTAGGTGCAGATGCAGTTGGAATGTCTACTGTACCAGAGGTCATAGCCGCAGTTCATGGAAATATAAAGGTCCTTGGGATATCATGTATAACAAATATGGCATCAGGAATATTAGACCAACCTCTAAATCATAAAGAAGTGATTGAAACTTCCGAAAGAGTGAAAAATGATTTTATTTCTTTAATTAAGAAGATATTAAAAGAACTATAA
- a CDS encoding purine-nucleoside phosphorylase — protein MKNLLEAINETSSYIRDRINFAPEIGLILGSGLGTLADEINNPIIFDYKDIPNFPVSTVEGHEGRLVLGELEGKKVIAMQGRFHYYEGYSLQQVTFPVRVMKALGIQMLLVTNACGGMNKELYPGALMIIEDHINFIGDNPLIGHNYDELGPRFPDMSSAYDKELIKLAENVGKKHNIETKKGVYAAISGPYYFSKAELRMLRRIGGDTIGMSTVPEVIVARHAGLRVLGISCVTDMAIADEIVSISHEEVVKVANETRPKFIKLVKGILNEVTL, from the coding sequence ATGAAAAATTTACTAGAAGCTATTAATGAAACTAGCTCATACATAAGAGATAGAATAAACTTTGCACCAGAAATAGGGCTTATTTTAGGTTCAGGACTAGGAACTCTAGCAGATGAAATCAACAATCCAATTATATTTGATTATAAAGATATACCTAATTTTCCAGTTTCAACTGTGGAAGGTCACGAAGGAAGATTAGTATTAGGAGAGCTTGAAGGGAAAAAAGTTATTGCAATGCAGGGAAGATTTCACTATTATGAGGGGTATTCCTTACAGCAGGTGACTTTTCCAGTTAGAGTAATGAAAGCACTTGGAATACAGATGTTATTAGTGACTAATGCCTGTGGCGGAATGAATAAGGAGCTCTATCCAGGAGCATTAATGATAATTGAAGATCATATTAATTTTATTGGAGACAACCCACTTATTGGACATAATTATGATGAATTAGGACCTAGATTTCCAGATATGTCTTCTGCATATGATAAGGAATTAATAAAATTGGCTGAAAATGTTGGGAAAAAACACAATATTGAAACTAAAAAAGGTGTATACGCAGCCATAAGTGGTCCTTATTATTTTTCAAAGGCTGAGTTAAGAATGCTTAGAAGAATAGGTGGAGATACTATTGGCATGTCTACAGTTCCAGAAGTTATAGTTGCAAGACATGCAGGCTTAAGGGTTTTAGGCATATCATGTGTTACTGACATGGCCATAGCTGATGAGATAGTCTCCATAAGCCATGAGGAAGTTGTCAAGGTAGCCAATGAAACCAGACCTAAGTTCATTAAACTAGTAAAAGGTATACTCAATGAGGTGACACTATAA
- the xerD gene encoding site-specific tyrosine recombinase XerD yields the protein MDSNIQNFNGYLEVEKELSHNTIESYIRDLRQFNVYLKENDLSDIVNVNKTLIITYLMSLQKSGKSVSTVSRNIASLRSFYQFLLNEGIINKDPTINLQSPKQEKKLPSILTPKEVEILLEQPNIECSKGVRDKAMLELLYASGIRVSELIALDIDDINLYMDYILSSKDTPNERVIPIGKMAVNTLSLYIEKHRMSLVKDREEKSLFVNYHGKRLTRQGFWKIVREYTKQAKINKNITPHTLRHSFAAHLLQNGADLKSVQEMLGHADISTTQVYTLITKNKIKEVYKKAHPRA from the coding sequence ATGGATAGCAACATACAAAATTTTAACGGTTATCTTGAAGTGGAGAAGGAGTTGTCTCACAATACTATAGAATCATATATTAGAGATTTGAGGCAATTCAATGTCTATTTAAAGGAGAACGACTTATCCGATATTGTAAATGTAAATAAGACATTAATAATTACTTATCTTATGAGTCTACAGAAGTCAGGAAAGTCAGTTTCTACAGTGTCAAGGAATATAGCATCATTAAGATCTTTTTATCAATTTCTCTTAAATGAAGGAATTATAAATAAAGATCCTACTATAAATCTTCAGTCTCCTAAACAAGAGAAAAAGCTTCCAAGCATATTGACACCGAAAGAGGTAGAGATACTGCTTGAGCAGCCTAATATAGAATGTTCTAAAGGAGTAAGGGACAAGGCTATGTTAGAACTGCTATATGCATCGGGCATTAGAGTTTCAGAACTAATAGCATTAGATATAGATGATATTAATTTATATATGGATTATATATTAAGTTCAAAGGATACTCCTAATGAAAGAGTCATACCTATTGGAAAGATGGCAGTAAACACCTTGAGTCTGTACATAGAAAAACATAGAATGAGTTTGGTAAAAGATCGAGAGGAAAAATCTTTATTTGTGAATTATCATGGAAAAAGGCTTACGCGACAAGGGTTTTGGAAAATTGTAAGGGAATATACAAAGCAAGCAAAAATTAATAAGAATATAACTCCTCATACACTTAGGCATTCTTTTGCAGCTCACCTATTGCAAAACGGAGCTGATTTAAAATCGGTTCAGGAAATGTTAGGACATGCAGATATATCTACTACTCAAGTTTATACATTGATTACTAAGAATAAGATTAAAGAAGTATATAAAAAAGCCCATCCCAGAGCATGA
- a CDS encoding segregation/condensation protein A, which yields MEYKVVLEAFEGPLDLLMHLIEKEKVDIYDIPIAKITDQYIDYIKTMQNIDLDMTSEFLVMAATLLEIKSKMLLPASNREDEQLEMEEIDPREELVKRLIEYKKFKMAAENLKVKGDIQSKVFFKHKEELEEFMEQDSFELEKIDFKELLLAYANILNKSKDDTKEIKLAEIQRDELTIEECMGDLESIIKQKKKIRFDELFNENMTKIKVVVTFLSILELIKLKIIKVVQEQNFGEIIIKSNNSRNEK from the coding sequence ATGGAATATAAAGTTGTTTTAGAAGCATTTGAGGGACCATTAGACTTACTCATGCACCTAATTGAAAAAGAAAAAGTTGATATATACGATATTCCAATAGCAAAGATTACGGATCAGTATATAGATTATATCAAAACTATGCAGAACATAGATTTAGATATGACTAGTGAGTTTTTAGTTATGGCAGCTACACTCTTAGAAATAAAATCAAAAATGCTATTACCTGCAAGTAATAGGGAAGATGAGCAGCTAGAGATGGAAGAAATTGATCCAAGGGAAGAATTAGTAAAAAGATTGATAGAATATAAAAAATTTAAGATGGCGGCAGAGAATTTAAAAGTTAAAGGAGATATCCAAAGTAAAGTTTTCTTTAAACATAAAGAAGAACTAGAAGAATTTATGGAACAAGATTCCTTTGAATTAGAAAAAATAGATTTTAAAGAGCTTCTATTAGCTTATGCAAACATTTTAAATAAGTCAAAAGATGACACAAAAGAAATTAAGTTAGCTGAGATTCAAAGAGATGAGTTGACTATTGAAGAATGTATGGGAGATTTGGAAAGTATTATCAAGCAAAAGAAAAAAATTAGATTTGATGAGCTCTTTAATGAAAATATGACTAAAATAAAAGTAGTTGTTACTTTTTTATCTATTCTTGAGCTGATTAAATTGAAAATCATTAAAGTGGTTCAAGAGCAGAATTTTGGAGAAATAATAATCAAGAGCAATAATTCTAGGAATGAAAAATAG
- a CDS encoding DUF2953 domain-containing protein: MKLVLLVLFTFIVILIYIPVFIKIEIKRKNHDDIINVKATLLKGLIKFNYEISYIDLVTKDKSPLLKIRRKLEEKNTEKELLRKESVLKYEDIIEIYNNIKKYSNTFNKIIHYILKKIHINSLSLSTTIGLGDAALTGIAYGVLWTIIGTLLNILLNYKEIKDIKDMNISIYPNFNESILEVDFFCIIKLKIVHIIIAGFKGIKVFIKGGVLNV, translated from the coding sequence TTGAAACTGGTTTTACTTGTGTTGTTTACTTTTATAGTTATTCTAATCTATATTCCTGTATTTATAAAAATTGAAATTAAGAGAAAAAATCATGACGATATAATAAATGTGAAAGCAACTCTATTAAAGGGTTTAATTAAATTTAATTATGAGATATCTTATATTGATTTAGTTACAAAAGATAAAAGCCCATTGTTAAAAATAAGAAGAAAATTGGAAGAGAAAAATACTGAAAAAGAGTTATTAAGGAAAGAGAGTGTTTTGAAATACGAGGATATCATTGAAATTTATAATAATATTAAGAAATATTCAAATACCTTTAATAAGATTATTCATTATATATTAAAAAAAATCCATATTAATTCTTTAAGCTTGTCTACTACAATTGGCCTTGGAGATGCGGCTTTAACAGGAATTGCATATGGAGTACTTTGGACAATAATAGGTACATTGTTAAATATTTTATTAAATTATAAAGAGATTAAAGATATCAAAGATATGAATATCAGCATATATCCTAATTTCAATGAAAGTATTTTAGAAGTTGACTTTTTTTGCATAATAAAGCTTAAAATTGTTCATATTATTATTGCAGGCTTTAAAGGAATAAAAGTATTTATTAAAGGTGGTGTATTAAATGTCTGA
- a CDS encoding NUDIX hydrolase → MIYEEKTMKSEKIYEGKILSLRIDTVELPDKKYSKREIVEHPGAVAIVPITNEGEIVFVKQFRKATETVLLEIPAGKLEINEQPVECAIRELKEETGLYSENIEYILDYFSSPGFTNEKIHIFIASEVINGEATPEEDEYIDVVKINIDEAINMIKDGTIKDGKTIIGVYMAYNKMKKG, encoded by the coding sequence GTGATTTATGAGGAAAAAACAATGAAAAGTGAAAAAATATATGAGGGGAAGATATTATCTTTAAGGATTGATACCGTTGAGTTGCCTGATAAAAAATATTCTAAAAGAGAAATTGTAGAACATCCTGGGGCTGTGGCCATTGTTCCAATAACAAATGAGGGAGAAATCGTATTTGTTAAGCAGTTTCGGAAGGCTACAGAAACAGTCTTACTTGAAATACCAGCAGGAAAACTAGAGATAAACGAACAGCCAGTAGAATGTGCAATTAGAGAACTTAAGGAAGAGACAGGTCTGTATTCAGAAAACATAGAATATATTCTTGATTACTTTTCATCCCCTGGCTTTACAAATGAAAAAATACATATTTTTATAGCTTCAGAGGTTATAAATGGAGAGGCTACTCCTGAAGAAGATGAATATATTGATGTTGTTAAAATTAATATTGATGAAGCTATAAATATGATTAAAGATGGAACAATCAAAGATGGTAAAACCATAATTGGGGTCTATATGGCATATAATAAAATGAAAAAAGGCTAG
- the spoIIM gene encoding stage II sporulation protein M has translation MGIKDIVYKNIKDNFILYFLLVLALMIGISAGAITINVLNEEQSRSLISFLDSFFKVLSQEKIDSLTLLKHSFVNNFQTIILIWILGITVIGLPIVIFIVVLRGFIVGFTVGFLINELGLKGFTFSMLTILPQNIFVIPGIVALAVLSINFSIKIVTSKTKRGIKFSFMSELTRYSISTAILSLLIIMGSLVEAYVTPIFMKLLLGYVI, from the coding sequence TTGGGAATCAAAGATATTGTTTATAAAAATATTAAGGACAACTTCATACTCTATTTTTTGCTAGTATTGGCTTTAATGATTGGCATTTCCGCTGGTGCAATCACTATAAATGTACTAAATGAAGAACAAAGCCGAAGTCTTATTAGTTTTTTAGATTCATTTTTTAAAGTATTAAGTCAAGAAAAAATAGATAGTTTGACCTTATTAAAACACTCATTTGTAAATAATTTTCAAACCATAATATTGATTTGGATTTTAGGGATAACAGTAATTGGGTTACCCATAGTAATTTTCATAGTAGTTCTTAGAGGATTTATAGTAGGATTTACTGTAGGATTTTTGATAAATGAGCTTGGTCTTAAAGGTTTCACCTTTTCAATGCTTACAATATTACCTCAAAATATTTTTGTGATACCTGGAATAGTAGCTTTAGCAGTATTATCTATAAATTTTTCTATAAAAATTGTAACCAGCAAGACTAAACGAGGCATAAAATTTAGTTTTATGTCTGAATTAACCAGGTATTCAATATCAACTGCAATCCTCTCTCTATTAATTATTATGGGAAGCTTGGTAGAGGCCTATGTTACTCCTATCTTTATGAAGCTATTATTAGGATACGTGATATAA
- the scpB gene encoding SMC-Scp complex subunit ScpB — MDIREIKSIIEALLFTWGDPLSLEDIMDVIELDKKSLNEIITEMMDDFNFNRRGVQIIRVNDRYQLSTRPEHFEWIKKLCTPRVNKTLSGAALETLSIIAYKQPITKAEVEIIRGVKCDKALNTLIEKNLIREIGRLEKTGKPIIYGTTDDFLKCFGLPTLEALPILEVDNTEEIEEFDNTK, encoded by the coding sequence TTGGATATTAGAGAGATAAAATCTATTATAGAAGCATTATTATTTACATGGGGGGATCCATTATCTTTAGAAGATATTATGGATGTAATTGAGTTGGACAAGAAGTCTTTAAATGAAATCATAACTGAAATGATGGATGATTTCAACTTTAATAGAAGGGGAGTCCAGATTATCAGAGTTAACGACAGGTATCAATTAAGTACAAGACCTGAACATTTTGAATGGATAAAAAAACTATGTACTCCAAGAGTTAATAAAACTTTATCAGGTGCCGCCCTTGAAACTTTGTCAATTATTGCATACAAACAGCCTATAACAAAAGCAGAAGTCGAAATAATAAGGGGAGTTAAGTGTGATAAGGCCTTAAATACGCTAATAGAAAAAAACTTGATTAGAGAAATAGGTAGATTGGAGAAGACTGGCAAGCCTATTATCTATGGAACTACTGATGATTTTTTAAAATGTTTTGGTTTACCTACATTAGAAGCTTTACCTATTCTTGAAGTAGATAATACAGAAGAAATAGAAGAATTTGATAACACGAAATAA
- a CDS encoding D-alanyl-D-alanine carboxypeptidase family protein, with protein MNKLVKYRKITSILMLLVLVFIFSSLSFAETEGPFKLESKSAILIDAISGEIIYEKNIHERLSPASITKIMVLLIAMEEINSGNMRIDDKVHVSANAERMGGSQVYLEEGETQIVDDLLKAICLRSANDAAVALAEHMSGSIDVFVQRMNEKAKQLGMTNTHFKNATGLPDEEHLSTAYDISLMSKELLKYPKIHEWLTIYMTDIKVGKNKNVTQTLVNTNRLIREYQGANGLKTGLTNEAGHCLAASAKRGNLSLISVVLGGPTSNSRFLESKKLLDFGFANYDSLPICRKDEVIKKVKVSKGKESDLNIVAERDYSLLVKKGSSKEIEKEIILPDVINAPYEKGQKIGEMILKTNGNEIGRISLIAEKDLKKASVIDMFKKVTTIFLGNSR; from the coding sequence ATGAACAAGTTAGTCAAATATAGAAAAATAACTAGTATTTTAATGCTTTTAGTATTAGTTTTTATATTTTCAAGTCTTTCATTTGCTGAGACTGAGGGGCCTTTTAAACTAGAATCTAAATCAGCTATACTAATAGATGCTATTTCTGGGGAGATCATATATGAAAAAAATATTCATGAGAGATTATCTCCAGCAAGTATAACGAAAATCATGGTTCTTTTGATTGCAATGGAAGAAATAAATAGTGGAAATATGAGGATTGATGACAAAGTACATGTAAGTGCTAACGCAGAAAGAATGGGTGGAAGCCAAGTTTATCTAGAAGAAGGAGAAACACAGATAGTAGACGATTTACTGAAAGCTATTTGCTTAAGATCTGCTAATGATGCTGCAGTAGCTTTAGCGGAGCATATGTCAGGAAGTATAGATGTGTTTGTTCAAAGAATGAATGAAAAGGCAAAACAGCTTGGCATGACTAATACACATTTTAAAAATGCTACTGGACTTCCAGATGAGGAACATCTGAGCACCGCATATGATATTAGTTTAATGTCAAAGGAGTTATTAAAGTATCCTAAAATTCATGAGTGGTTAACTATATATATGACTGATATAAAAGTAGGAAAGAATAAAAATGTGACTCAAACTCTTGTAAATACAAATAGGTTAATACGTGAATACCAAGGTGCAAATGGCTTGAAAACAGGACTTACAAATGAAGCAGGTCATTGTCTTGCAGCATCAGCTAAAAGAGGTAATTTATCTTTAATAAGCGTAGTACTAGGAGGTCCAACTTCAAATAGCAGATTTCTAGAATCAAAAAAACTATTAGACTTTGGATTTGCAAATTATGATTCACTACCAATATGCAGAAAAGATGAGGTAATAAAAAAAGTAAAGGTTTCTAAGGGCAAAGAAAGTGATTTAAATATAGTAGCGGAAAGAGATTATAGCCTTTTGGTTAAAAAGGGTTCGTCAAAAGAAATTGAAAAAGAGATAATATTGCCTGATGTTATTAATGCTCCCTATGAAAAAGGACAAAAAATTGGCGAAATGATATTAAAGACTAACGGAAATGAGATTGGAAGAATTAGCTTAATTGCAGAAAAGGACTTGAAAAAAGCTTCTGTTATTGATATGTTTAAGAAAGTCACAACTATTTTTTTAGGTAATAGTAGGTAA
- a CDS encoding pyrimidine-nucleoside phosphorylase, whose amino-acid sequence MRIYNIIQKKRDGRELTTDEINFFINGYTKGEIPDYQISALLMAIYLKKMNKRETVDLTNAVVNSGETVDLSLIEGIKVDKHSTGGVGDKVTLALGPMVAACGLPFAKMSGRGLGHTGGTLDKLESIKGLRTEFSKEEFISIVNRIKICICSQTANITPADKKLYALRDVTATVDNISLIASSVMSKKLASGSNAIVLDVKVGSGAFMKDLEDAFVLAREMVDIGNSVGRDTVAIISNMDEPLGYAIGNSIEVKEAIESLRGNGPKDFVELCLTLGSMLLVLGKKAQSMELGREMLTEVINNGQAYNKLLEFVEAQGGDVEYIKNTELLPKASNIVEVLSDCEGYIKSIDAEEIGKCALALGAGRETKESSIDLAAGIILNKKVDDKVNKGDVLAYLHYNDRNKAKNVDVQLKNAIRIGDKNSGQKKLIFGIVDANGLKKM is encoded by the coding sequence ATGAGAATATATAATATCATTCAGAAAAAAAGAGATGGAAGAGAACTGACCACGGATGAGATTAATTTTTTCATAAATGGCTACACAAAGGGTGAAATTCCTGATTATCAAATTAGTGCATTGCTTATGGCCATATATCTGAAAAAAATGAATAAAAGAGAAACTGTGGATTTAACTAATGCAGTTGTAAATTCTGGGGAGACAGTTGATCTTTCTCTTATAGAGGGCATTAAAGTTGACAAGCATAGTACTGGTGGTGTAGGTGATAAGGTTACCTTAGCCTTGGGTCCTATGGTGGCCGCATGTGGACTTCCATTTGCTAAAATGTCTGGAAGAGGCTTGGGTCATACTGGTGGAACTTTAGATAAACTTGAGTCTATTAAAGGTCTCAGGACTGAATTTTCTAAAGAAGAGTTTATTTCAATAGTGAATAGAATTAAAATATGTATATGTAGTCAGACTGCTAACATCACTCCAGCAGATAAAAAGCTATATGCTTTAAGGGATGTAACTGCTACTGTAGATAATATTTCCCTTATTGCCAGCAGTGTGATGAGCAAAAAACTTGCTTCAGGATCCAATGCTATAGTTTTGGATGTTAAAGTTGGAAGTGGTGCTTTTATGAAGGATTTGGAGGATGCATTTGTTCTCGCAAGGGAAATGGTTGATATAGGCAACAGTGTAGGGAGAGACACAGTGGCAATAATTTCCAATATGGATGAGCCTCTTGGCTACGCAATTGGAAATTCAATAGAAGTAAAAGAAGCTATTGAGTCTTTAAGAGGAAATGGGCCAAAAGATTTCGTGGAATTATGCCTTACCCTTGGATCAATGCTGTTAGTCTTGGGTAAGAAGGCTCAAAGTATGGAATTAGGCAGAGAGATGTTAACAGAAGTTATTAATAATGGACAGGCTTATAACAAGCTATTAGAATTTGTTGAGGCTCAAGGTGGAGATGTGGAATATATTAAAAATACTGAGCTATTACCTAAAGCCTCAAATATAGTGGAAGTATTGAGTGACTGTGAAGGCTATATTAAATCAATAGATGCTGAAGAAATAGGAAAATGTGCACTAGCACTTGGTGCTGGAAGAGAGACAAAAGAAAGCAGTATTGATTTAGCTGCTGGAATAATATTAAATAAAAAAGTAGATGATAAGGTAAACAAGGGAGATGTATTGGCTTACTTGCATTATAATGACCGCAATAAAGCTAAGAATGTTGATGTACAGCTGAAAAATGCCATCAGAATTGGAGATAAAAATTCTGGGCAAAAAAAATTAATCTTTGGAATAGTAGATGCAAATGGTTTGAAAAAAATGTAA